A part of Citrifermentans bremense genomic DNA contains:
- a CDS encoding DUF6946 family protein: MIKTLTLYRPDGMLISCWEDWTRPKREYHWKEGRSAMELAKAWFRGEKLSVPTELQTLLFSTSLLREVKLLNGVPEKVTRLPMRGEGRNHDLALIGETGDHRVTVCIEAKADEAFGNETVSEYWQRAMKRRESGISTKAPERIQALLQMVGHPEIPTDKLRWGAVRYQLLAAMCGTALQAKIDSSSLALFVVHEFHTDLTNEVNVIRNHGDLERLVQTLSSDAITVEPNNLYGPFLIDGVACYIGKIVAA, translated from the coding sequence ATGATAAAGACACTGACTTTGTATCGACCTGATGGAATGTTGATATCATGCTGGGAGGACTGGACACGCCCCAAGAGAGAGTACCACTGGAAGGAAGGCCGTAGCGCTATGGAGCTTGCAAAGGCATGGTTCCGGGGAGAGAAATTATCGGTTCCCACGGAACTTCAAACGCTACTGTTCTCGACTTCTTTGCTTCGAGAAGTAAAACTGCTGAATGGTGTTCCGGAGAAAGTGACCCGCCTCCCCATGCGTGGAGAAGGGCGAAATCATGATCTCGCTCTGATAGGTGAAACAGGTGACCATCGGGTCACGGTTTGTATCGAAGCCAAAGCAGACGAAGCGTTTGGAAATGAAACCGTATCTGAATACTGGCAAAGGGCGATGAAACGACGCGAGTCTGGGATTTCTACCAAGGCTCCTGAGAGAATACAGGCTCTTCTTCAGATGGTGGGACACCCAGAAATCCCCACAGATAAATTGCGGTGGGGTGCAGTGAGGTACCAGTTGCTCGCCGCTATGTGCGGAACTGCACTACAAGCAAAAATCGACTCGTCATCTCTCGCTCTTTTTGTCGTTCATGAGTTTCACACCGACCTAACGAACGAAGTGAACGTGATTCGAAACCACGGGGACTTGGAAAGGCTTGTTCAGACTTTATCTTCTGACGCGATCACCGTAGAACCGAATAATCTGTACGGCCCTTTCCTGATTGACGGGGTGGCATGCTACATAGGAAAGATCGTAGCGGCATGA
- a CDS encoding DUF6157 family protein, whose amino-acid sequence MEPGRTEKRGYVYILVNPSFTGFVKIGKTIHEPEVRARQLSAVSGVPAPYAVAWDVLVNDCDHVERLIHQHLAETRSRRDREFFATPLKNAIAVASTIAAPFLCEPENLASNVPLQPLAVPEQPEVASRPKRVRREGPEELIAVAEDCPVNRAEAPPKGNPKTIARLGYEILIEHPYKYTEREFFYELHAVRRKRPDLNYESYNIKRAQIVKVHGWGIHRDQDGKLALVAMESPRYKELQATIKTSKAYRTNKAPSGLELE is encoded by the coding sequence ATGGAACCAGGAAGGACTGAAAAGAGAGGATACGTCTATATTTTGGTGAACCCTTCTTTCACCGGCTTCGTGAAGATCGGCAAGACCATTCACGAACCGGAGGTCCGAGCACGTCAGTTGTCTGCTGTGTCTGGTGTTCCAGCCCCCTATGCAGTTGCTTGGGATGTGTTGGTCAATGACTGTGACCATGTGGAGCGACTCATCCACCAGCATCTGGCGGAGACTCGATCACGGAGAGACCGAGAGTTCTTTGCCACTCCTTTGAAGAACGCCATAGCAGTAGCATCTACCATCGCCGCACCATTTTTGTGCGAGCCTGAAAACCTTGCCTCGAATGTCCCACTTCAGCCCTTGGCGGTTCCTGAGCAACCTGAAGTCGCAAGTCGCCCGAAAAGGGTTCGCCGAGAGGGCCCGGAAGAGCTGATCGCAGTGGCTGAGGACTGCCCCGTGAATCGGGCAGAGGCTCCTCCAAAGGGAAATCCCAAAACCATTGCTCGACTAGGTTATGAGATCCTCATCGAGCACCCTTACAAGTACACCGAGCGTGAATTCTTCTATGAACTCCATGCCGTGAGAAGGAAGCGGCCTGATCTGAATTACGAGTCGTACAACATCAAGCGAGCGCAGATAGTGAAAGTCCATGGATGGGGAATCCACCGGGACCAGGATGGCAAGCTTGCCCTGGTTGCGATGGAATCACCGAGGTACAAAGAACTTCAAGCGACCATCAAGACCAGTAAAGCCTATAGGACAAACAAGGCTCCTTCGGGTCTTGAGCTCGAGTGA
- a CDS encoding cytochrome c3 family protein, whose translation MKTLLTMLMLLLTVQAFGFDAKSQCVICHGDKAKMESLGAASMYLDPAQVDREVGMEGANCVDCHLGDPSQPSKEASHKDMLRPFLVGVGPKVKGQAVSRADAGALQPLVPAGDGMDRMIPEGDPKRLEALGVKVLSGIEWHDRDPETLAYAPKVAEQTCGRCHAKEVKDYNSSAKGLLKHQRAYRKWSETLPGPQNCGMWFGQNYENMKSQTSVPFTAAQNAATDRSCNTCHPGCNDCHYKPFTGKGRHSYGQPDTDSCYGGGRASICHAGPMDRRRGAGYVRGEYAFPSNLPRGAHIKAGVQCLDCHKPVNHQFGHLAADDARGACAKCHADIVKAVQASSHSKVDCAACHITVSGAYQYTFWGKGNFAGVETPYGKHKEYYGTRDLPTLIRNASGRWIAVKPYPMAVLNQTIEAGPTGLLFRSIPKRSVPGNVRIGEPPAFEVSRGATDVNDAFIIVGTRNDLPSGNKAILWVQMDKLSHALGQPRGCGTCHDSHAQVGKSEWSYFEAKDVAKRFKGSYTVTADKNGIRFTDTVYETPVMAANRKVEDIAPFAVLPKDAWDVKGVNLSIPFNEKKTAKARQELDRFLSELDKRKGGEELRKIRVIAYHNLAMAKKMLKAM comes from the coding sequence ATGAAAACGCTGCTCACGATGTTGATGCTGCTGTTGACGGTGCAGGCTTTTGGATTCGACGCCAAGTCACAATGCGTGATCTGCCATGGAGACAAGGCCAAGATGGAGTCTCTTGGCGCCGCGTCGATGTACCTGGACCCGGCCCAGGTCGATCGTGAAGTGGGGATGGAAGGAGCCAACTGCGTGGATTGTCACCTTGGGGACCCTTCCCAACCCTCAAAAGAAGCGTCTCACAAGGACATGCTGCGCCCCTTCCTGGTAGGGGTGGGGCCCAAGGTCAAGGGGCAGGCGGTTTCACGCGCCGACGCAGGGGCACTACAGCCGTTGGTTCCTGCCGGAGACGGGATGGACCGGATGATACCGGAGGGGGATCCCAAGCGGCTGGAGGCGCTGGGGGTAAAGGTGCTGTCGGGAATCGAGTGGCACGACCGCGATCCCGAGACGCTCGCCTATGCTCCCAAGGTCGCCGAACAGACCTGCGGCAGGTGTCATGCCAAAGAGGTGAAGGACTACAACAGCTCGGCGAAGGGGCTATTGAAACATCAGCGCGCCTATCGTAAGTGGTCCGAGACCCTTCCCGGGCCGCAGAACTGCGGCATGTGGTTCGGGCAGAACTACGAAAACATGAAGAGCCAGACTTCAGTGCCTTTTACCGCCGCACAGAACGCTGCCACGGATCGCAGCTGCAACACCTGCCATCCCGGCTGCAATGACTGCCACTACAAGCCATTCACAGGAAAGGGGCGGCATTCCTACGGTCAACCGGACACCGACAGCTGCTACGGCGGGGGGAGGGCGAGCATCTGCCATGCGGGGCCAATGGATAGGAGGCGCGGCGCCGGATATGTCCGCGGCGAATACGCTTTTCCGAGCAACCTGCCGAGAGGGGCCCATATAAAGGCCGGAGTACAATGCCTGGATTGCCACAAGCCGGTGAACCATCAGTTCGGCCACCTGGCCGCCGACGATGCGAGGGGGGCCTGCGCCAAGTGCCATGCCGACATCGTGAAAGCGGTGCAGGCTTCTTCGCACAGCAAGGTCGATTGTGCCGCCTGCCACATAACCGTCTCAGGCGCCTACCAGTACACCTTCTGGGGTAAGGGAAACTTTGCCGGCGTGGAAACGCCCTACGGGAAACACAAGGAATACTACGGCACCCGCGACCTCCCGACCCTGATAAGGAATGCCTCGGGCCGCTGGATCGCGGTTAAACCGTATCCGATGGCGGTGCTGAACCAGACGATAGAAGCCGGGCCCACGGGACTTCTGTTCCGCTCGATCCCCAAGAGAAGCGTTCCCGGCAACGTCAGGATAGGGGAGCCTCCCGCTTTCGAGGTCTCCCGCGGCGCCACCGACGTCAACGACGCCTTCATCATCGTCGGCACCCGGAACGATCTCCCTTCCGGCAACAAGGCGATCCTCTGGGTGCAGATGGACAAGCTGAGCCACGCCCTGGGGCAGCCGAGAGGTTGCGGAACCTGCCACGACTCCCACGCGCAGGTCGGCAAGTCCGAGTGGAGCTATTTCGAGGCGAAGGACGTAGCGAAACGGTTCAAAGGTAGCTACACGGTGACAGCCGACAAGAACGGGATCAGGTTCACCGATACCGTCTACGAGACCCCCGTGATGGCAGCCAATCGGAAAGTGGAGGACATAGCGCCTTTCGCCGTGCTGCCGAAAGACGCCTGGGATGTGAAGGGGGTAAACCTCTCCATTCCCTTCAACGAGAAGAAGACAGCGAAGGCAAGGCAGGAGCTTGACAGGTTCCTCTCCGAGCTCGACAAGCGGAAGGGGGGCGAGGAACTGCGGAAGATCAGAGTGATCGCCTACCACAACCTGGCGATGGCAAAGAAGATGCTGAAGGCAATGTAG
- a CDS encoding MerR family transcriptional regulator, which produces MKHKVTVEEWVKRFRAIGLDDAAMHKWHELFESEDPEGHQSFLEWLGLPPERIREIRQR; this is translated from the coding sequence ATGAAACACAAGGTAACGGTAGAAGAATGGGTGAAAAGATTCCGGGCCATCGGCCTGGACGACGCAGCGATGCACAAGTGGCATGAGCTCTTCGAGAGCGAGGACCCGGAAGGTCATCAGAGTTTCCTGGAATGGCTTGGGTTGCCACCTGAGAGGATAAGGGAAATTCGTCAGAGATAG
- a CDS encoding MerR family transcriptional regulator, giving the protein MFRVTELARMFGLSRSTLLYYDRIGLLTPSGRSEAGYRLYSQSNRDRLSTICSFRQAGLSIEDIQRVLSMEEDRNAAVLNRRMRELSEEIRALQAQQHLLGKMLQVQSQGELPVKVDKEAWVEMLRAAGMDEAAMRRWHIEFERRAPEAHHQFLLSLGITEEETLSIRKWSVEGWDG; this is encoded by the coding sequence ATGTTTCGAGTTACAGAACTTGCACGGATGTTTGGCCTTTCGCGCAGCACCCTTTTGTATTATGACCGGATCGGGCTGTTGACGCCATCGGGACGCAGCGAGGCCGGTTACCGTCTTTATTCTCAGAGCAACCGGGACCGGTTGTCGACCATCTGCAGCTTCCGCCAGGCAGGGTTGAGCATCGAGGACATTCAGCGGGTCTTGTCGATGGAGGAAGACCGCAACGCGGCCGTCCTGAACCGGCGCATGCGTGAGCTCAGCGAGGAGATCCGGGCCTTGCAGGCCCAGCAGCATCTACTGGGCAAGATGCTGCAGGTCCAGTCGCAGGGAGAGTTGCCGGTAAAGGTCGACAAAGAGGCGTGGGTCGAGATGCTTCGCGCAGCCGGGATGGACGAAGCCGCGATGAGGAGATGGCACATCGAGTTCGAGCGCCGCGCCCCCGAAGCCCACCACCAATTCCTTCTTTCACTGGGGATAACCGAGGAAGAGACGCTTTCAATCCGGAAGTGGTCGGTAGAAGGGTGGGACGGCTAA
- a CDS encoding type II toxin-antitoxin system RelE/ParE family toxin: MNYIIEYFHARVLDEIESWPDGILADYARILELLMEFGPNLRMPHSRSMGGGIFEVRPRGREGIGRAFYCFQIGQRIIILHAFIKKTQATPEQELKLARRRLKEVQNG, from the coding sequence ATGAATTACATCATCGAATATTTCCATGCTCGCGTTCTTGACGAGATTGAATCCTGGCCTGACGGCATTCTTGCCGATTATGCAAGGATCCTCGAACTGCTGATGGAATTCGGGCCTAATCTCCGGATGCCTCATTCACGATCGATGGGCGGTGGCATCTTTGAGGTGCGTCCGCGAGGTCGTGAAGGAATCGGTCGAGCATTCTATTGTTTTCAAATTGGGCAACGGATCATCATACTGCATGCATTTATTAAAAAGACGCAAGCCACACCGGAGCAGGAATTGAAGCTAGCCCGGAGAAGATTGAAGGAGGTTCAAAATGGCTGA
- a CDS encoding helix-turn-helix domain-containing protein, producing the protein MADLKYRPVAHDHKAFLKKANKRDGFKKAYDELEEEYALAKEMLAARARVGLSQEAVAEIMGTTKSAISRLEAVGKHAPSLTTLKKYAQAVGCHLEIKFVPEHAQPE; encoded by the coding sequence ATGGCTGACCTAAAATATCGACCGGTTGCACATGACCATAAGGCTTTCCTCAAAAAAGCAAACAAAAGAGATGGTTTCAAAAAAGCTTACGATGAATTAGAAGAAGAATATGCCTTGGCAAAAGAGATGCTTGCTGCCCGGGCAAGAGTAGGGCTATCACAGGAAGCCGTCGCAGAAATTATGGGAACAACAAAGAGTGCAATCTCAAGACTGGAAGCAGTCGGTAAGCACGCCCCTTCTTTGACTACACTCAAGAAATACGCACAGGCAGTCGGCTGCCATCTTGAGATTAAATTTGTTCCTGAGCATGCCCAACCGGAATAG
- a CDS encoding DMT family transporter gives MFAILSAALFGVSPVFCKMLIGGMSPALLAGLLYLGSGLGLQLVLCFQRKNSLHELAQLSSRHRLKLIGAIFSGGIVAPICLAFGIKYGSASEVSLLLNLETVATTIIAWLVFKEYIGPYVWTGKALILIGACLVVLKADGGMTFSLSGVLVICACVFWGIDNNLTRDVEELSSTVLASVKGLAAGLFSIFLSLLFTAGAATLPQIAGALTIGALSYGLSLVLFVEALRKIGAARTATFFAVGPFFGTLLSVALLGERPPAAYWLATVLMLAGIALLYLEVHRHRHVHEEMAHAHPHIHDEHHDHEHPEGEGDLSHDHYHVHRPMSHSHVHWPDIHHQHHHH, from the coding sequence ATCTTCGCAATTCTCTCTGCCGCGCTCTTCGGCGTGTCGCCTGTCTTCTGCAAGATGCTCATCGGCGGCATGTCGCCGGCTTTGCTCGCGGGACTCCTCTACCTCGGCTCGGGCCTCGGCCTGCAACTGGTTCTCTGCTTCCAGCGCAAGAACTCCCTCCACGAACTGGCGCAACTCTCGTCGCGCCACCGGCTCAAGCTGATCGGCGCAATCTTCTCGGGCGGCATCGTAGCGCCAATCTGCCTCGCCTTCGGCATCAAGTACGGCTCAGCCTCTGAGGTTTCGCTGCTCCTTAACCTGGAGACGGTGGCGACGACCATCATCGCCTGGCTCGTCTTCAAGGAGTACATCGGCCCCTACGTCTGGACCGGAAAGGCCCTGATCCTGATAGGCGCCTGCCTGGTGGTCCTCAAAGCCGACGGCGGCATGACCTTCTCCCTCTCCGGGGTCCTGGTCATCTGCGCCTGCGTCTTCTGGGGTATCGACAACAACCTGACCCGGGACGTGGAGGAACTTTCCTCCACGGTGCTCGCCTCGGTGAAAGGGCTGGCCGCGGGGCTTTTCTCCATCTTCCTCTCGCTACTTTTCACCGCCGGAGCCGCAACGCTGCCGCAGATCGCAGGCGCCTTGACCATCGGCGCCCTCAGCTACGGTCTCAGCCTGGTACTCTTCGTCGAGGCCCTGCGCAAAATCGGCGCGGCCAGGACTGCAACCTTTTTCGCCGTAGGTCCTTTCTTCGGCACGCTCCTCTCGGTGGCGCTTTTGGGAGAGCGCCCTCCTGCGGCTTACTGGCTTGCCACGGTGCTGATGCTCGCGGGCATCGCCCTTTTGTACCTTGAAGTGCACCGGCACCGCCACGTGCACGAGGAAATGGCTCACGCACACCCCCACATCCACGACGAGCACCACGACCACGAACACCCGGAAGGGGAGGGCGATCTCTCTCACGACCATTACCACGTCCACCGTCCCATGAGTCACTCGCACGTCCACTGGCCGGACATACACCACCAGCATCATCATCACTGA
- a CDS encoding cytochrome ubiquinol oxidase subunit I, giving the protein MDDLLAARALMGVSLAFHIVYATIGIGLPLLLMLAEGLSLKTGEEEWHEIARSWIRPAGVLFAIGAVSGTILSFELGLLWPKFMVFAGPMVGLAFSMEGFAFFTEAIFLALYSYGERRLSRRAQFLCTIPLVLASAISAVFVISANGWMNTPGGFRMVNGVASDIRPLIAFANQAWPHQAVHGTFAAYVATGFAVAGFYAADLLRGRKTSQVKRALTLSLAVGTLSLPLMLMSGDWAAEALAENQKAKLAAAEAHFKTVAAAPLIIGGWPDPETGTVRYAIKIPKLLSYLANGDANSVVQGLDAFPQGSTPDPRIVHPFFDLMVGSFFIMAAAAGWFWWLRWRQKEVTLKRGALVLVIIAAPFGMIALESGWMVTEFGRQPWIIQGYLRTSEAVTPNGGLLLIFATFLFVYLALSVGILKLLLRRQGRVEGGKEVLHG; this is encoded by the coding sequence ATGGATGATCTGCTTGCCGCACGCGCCCTTATGGGCGTTTCCCTTGCCTTTCACATCGTCTACGCGACCATAGGGATAGGTCTTCCGCTGTTGCTGATGCTTGCCGAAGGGTTGTCCCTCAAAACCGGCGAGGAGGAGTGGCACGAGATCGCACGGAGCTGGATCCGGCCAGCCGGGGTCCTCTTCGCCATCGGCGCCGTCTCAGGCACCATCCTCTCTTTTGAGCTCGGCCTCCTCTGGCCCAAGTTCATGGTCTTTGCGGGGCCCATGGTCGGGCTTGCCTTCTCCATGGAGGGGTTTGCCTTTTTCACCGAGGCCATCTTTCTCGCCCTTTACAGCTACGGCGAGCGCCGCCTGTCCCGCCGGGCCCAATTCCTCTGCACCATCCCCCTGGTCCTGGCCTCCGCCATTTCAGCCGTTTTCGTCATCAGCGCCAACGGCTGGATGAACACCCCAGGGGGCTTCCGCATGGTGAACGGCGTCGCCTCGGACATTCGCCCGCTGATCGCCTTTGCCAACCAGGCCTGGCCGCACCAGGCGGTGCACGGAACCTTTGCCGCCTACGTGGCGACCGGCTTCGCCGTCGCGGGTTTTTACGCGGCGGATCTGTTGCGCGGCAGGAAGACGTCCCAGGTGAAACGCGCGCTCACCCTGTCGCTTGCCGTCGGCACCCTTTCCTTGCCGCTGATGCTGATGAGCGGGGATTGGGCGGCGGAGGCGCTGGCGGAAAACCAGAAGGCGAAACTGGCTGCGGCCGAGGCGCACTTCAAGACGGTGGCTGCGGCGCCTCTTATCATCGGCGGCTGGCCCGACCCCGAGACCGGCACCGTCCGGTACGCCATCAAGATCCCCAAGCTTCTAAGCTACCTTGCCAACGGCGATGCGAACTCGGTGGTGCAGGGGCTCGACGCGTTCCCCCAAGGGTCGACTCCGGACCCACGGATCGTGCACCCCTTCTTCGATCTCATGGTGGGTTCGTTCTTCATCATGGCCGCCGCGGCCGGCTGGTTCTGGTGGCTGCGCTGGCGCCAAAAGGAAGTGACGCTGAAACGGGGCGCGCTGGTTCTCGTCATCATCGCGGCACCGTTCGGCATGATCGCCCTGGAGAGCGGCTGGATGGTCACCGAGTTCGGCAGGCAGCCTTGGATCATCCAAGGGTATCTCCGCACCTCCGAAGCCGTGACGCCCAACGGCGGGCTCCTTTTGATATTCGCCACCTTCCTTTTCGTCTACCTGGCACTGTCGGTCGGGATCCTCAAGCTGTTACTGCGCCGGCAGGGTAGGGTAGAAGGTGGGAAGGAGGTGCTTCATGGCTGA
- a CDS encoding cytochrome d ubiquinol oxidase subunit II has product MADPVTLASIILVAGLLMYALFGGADFGGGIWTALAFGPRAREQREALFNAIGPVWETNHVWLIFVVVTLFTAFPAGFGNLFVVLMTPLVLALVGINFRGAAFAFRHFGRESKRETPLSARVFEIASVLTPFTLGLAVSAAAAGRIVIAGCIPTENVSAWLNPFTILGGVVGMAICAYLAPVYMTVRVTGKLQEDFRKESLAAGLALGILTSLMIPLAHYQAPLFAKRLFNSWPMLFVMLAVLAGIVTETLLWLRRYFWAQLLAGATIVFTMAGFAAALHPDILIGQLTLRAAAAPYPTLVAFLAVLPIGALILVPSLFYLYWTFRGEPSSDLPP; this is encoded by the coding sequence ATGGCTGATCCGGTAACTCTCGCCTCCATTATTCTCGTTGCCGGACTGCTCATGTACGCCCTCTTCGGCGGGGCCGACTTCGGCGGCGGCATCTGGACCGCTCTCGCTTTCGGACCCCGTGCGCGGGAGCAGCGTGAAGCGCTCTTCAACGCCATCGGCCCGGTGTGGGAGACGAACCACGTATGGCTCATCTTCGTCGTCGTCACCCTTTTCACCGCCTTTCCTGCCGGCTTCGGAAACTTGTTCGTCGTGCTGATGACCCCTTTGGTGCTGGCCCTGGTAGGGATCAACTTCAGAGGAGCCGCTTTCGCCTTCCGCCATTTCGGCAGGGAGTCAAAGCGAGAGACACCTCTGAGCGCCCGCGTCTTCGAGATCGCCAGCGTGCTCACCCCTTTCACCCTGGGGCTCGCTGTATCCGCGGCCGCCGCAGGGCGCATCGTCATCGCCGGGTGCATCCCTACCGAAAACGTCTCCGCCTGGCTCAACCCGTTCACCATCCTGGGCGGGGTGGTAGGCATGGCGATCTGCGCTTATCTTGCGCCCGTTTACATGACGGTGCGGGTCACCGGGAAGCTGCAGGAGGATTTCAGGAAGGAGTCGCTCGCGGCTGGGCTGGCGCTGGGGATACTCACCTCGCTTATGATCCCGTTGGCGCACTACCAGGCGCCGCTTTTCGCCAAGAGGCTGTTCAACTCATGGCCCATGCTGTTCGTGATGCTGGCGGTCCTGGCTGGTATCGTCACCGAGACCCTCCTCTGGCTGCGCCGATACTTCTGGGCCCAGCTTCTGGCCGGCGCGACCATCGTCTTCACCATGGCGGGCTTCGCCGCGGCGCTCCACCCCGACATACTGATCGGGCAACTCACGCTGCGCGCAGCAGCGGCGCCCTATCCGACGCTGGTCGCCTTTCTTGCCGTTTTGCCTATAGGGGCGCTGATCCTCGTCCCTTCACTTTTTTACCTCTACTGGACCTTTCGGGGCGAGCCCTCCTCAGATCTGCCGCCCTAA